In Thermococcus gorgonarius, the genomic window AAAAGAGCAAGGAGAACTGCGAAGAAGTAGAATCCCAGAAAGTTCGGCGCTATGTAAACGAGAAGGTAGTAGTGAAGCAAGTTCACACCGAGCATGGCTAAAAGGGTGTAATTGGCAACCTTTCGTCCGAGCCAGATGTACGAGAGGGCGTAAATACCCATGGCCAGAAAAGCCCACGCCCAGAGCCTCAGCTCCAGCATGATCTTGGGTATTACCTCCTCTCCACTTAGAATCATTACAAAAGACGCCAGAGAATGATAACCCGCCGGATATGTTAGAACATTGAAAATGGGAACCACTGGAGGATAAGTAGTGTCGTACCTCAGCATGTACTCGATTTTGGTTGCGTGGAAGAAGTTGTCAACGTTGTCCGTTGGATAAGTATAAACAGCCCAGTGTACAAGCACAATAATCAGTATTGGAACAGCCCACCTGAGAATATCACCCTTTTCGCGAACTGAACTCGTCACCAATTCCAAAAGCTCCGACCACGAACGAGCCAAAAGTATGATGGCCAGTATAACCAAAAAAACAGTCCCCGTTTTTATTCCAGCTCCAAACAGACTGAAGATATGGAAGGTTATTGCCAAAATCGATATTCCGACGGCCGGTGCAACTGAAAGCTTGATAGTCACTGGAAACTCAGGGAAAAAACAGTCCACCAAAGACAAACCAAGAAGCCAGACCAAGACAACCGCCCAGCAAGGGCAAAGAAAGCGAGAGAGAGCTACCATAGAAATCACTAGAAGAAAACTGACCGCAAGTGATCCCGGTGACTTTTTCAGTGTTTCACGTGCGACCATGGCGTGAGGTTAAGGAAGGAGAACCTTTTAAGTGTTAACATTGAAGCATTCTGATGGTGACCACAATGTCCTTCCTATCATTTGGCCCCAAAAAGGGTAAAGTCAGAAAGATGCTCGAGAGCGACCAGCTCCAGCTTGTGGTGGAGGAGGCAGCAAAGGACAAAAAGACGAGAGAGGCTCTCTTCGAGCTCCTCCAGGACGATAACCCCGGTGTTGTCGGTGATGCCCTTCTCACAATGGTCACACTGATGGACACTAACCCCGATGCAATCAGGCCCCACCTGAACGGGGGGGCCATCAAAAAGCTTCTGAGCCTCGTGGAGTCGAAGAACCCCTACGTCAGGGAAAACGCAATGATACTCCTCTACAGCCTAGCGAAGAGTCTCCCCGACCTGGCGTCAAAGTACCGCGGTCTTATAATAGAAGAGGCCGAAAGGGTCCTTGAAAGCGGCGACAAAAACCAGAAGGGCTTTATCTTGATCCTCATAGGCGAACTCGGCCTGAAGGAGCTCGAATCCAGGGTCAAGGAACTGGTCGGCGTGGAGGACAAGGTCATACTCCCCTTCGAGGGCAGGAAGTGGGTGAAGCTGGGGGACATAGCCAGCGAAACCCTTGAGAAACTATCGGAGGCATGAAAGTGCTGGAACTCTTGATCCTTCTCACCCTACTGGTGGCGGTTGGCTACGTAGTCCTAAAGCTGACACTGGCGGTTCTCAAGTGGTTAGCCGTCAACGCGATAACCGGGCTTCTGCTCATCGGGATACTGAACTTCCTTGGAATCACCCACATTCAGCTCAACCTAATCAACTTCCTGATAATAGCCGTTGGAGGCGTTGTCGGGGTTTTCATCCTGATCCTGCTCTCCCTCATTTAAACTCCAAACCTTTATAAATTCGCCTTTTCATGCTTTTACGGCGAGAGAATTTAGAGGTGATGCTCATGTCTCATAAATCCGCTGAGATGTACGAACTCAAAAAGAAGGTCGAGGAGCTCAAAAGCTATCGAGGTCGCGCAACGGAACTGGTGAGCCTCTACATTCCAGCCGGATACGACATAAACAAGGTCATGCAGCAGCTCCGCGAGGAGTACGGAACGGCCCAGAACATCAAGAGCAAGTCAACGCGAAAGAACGTCCTCGGCGCCCTCGAAAGGGCCATGCAACACCTTAAACTTTACAAGCAGACTCCAGAGAACGGTCTTGCTCTGTTCGTCGGCAACGTCAGCGAGCAGGAGGGGGTTAGCGACATAAGACTCTGGGCTATAGTCCCGCCCGAGCCGCTCAACGTCAGACTTTACCGATGCGACCAGACCTTTGTCACTGAACCTCTGGAAGAGATGCTCCGAGTTAAAGATGCTTACGGCCTCATCACGGTCGAGAAGAACGAAGCGACCATAGGCCTGCTCCGAGGGAAGAGGATTGAGGTAATCGACGAGCTCACATCAAACGTTCCGGGCAAGACAAGGGCCGGTGGTCAGTCGGCGAGGCGTTACGAGCGCATTAGGGAGCAGGAGACCCATGAGTTCATGAAGCGCATAGGCGAGCACGCCAACAAGGCCTTTCTCCCGCTCCTTGAGAAGGGCGAGCTCAAGGGTATAATAGTCGGCGGTCCCGGGCCGACCAAGGAGGAGTTCGTTGAGGGGGACTACCTCCACCACGAGCTGAAGAAGAAGATTATTGGTGTCGTTGACATAAGCTACAGCGGTGAGTACGGCCTCAGAGAGCTTGTCGAGAAGGCGAGCGATATCCTCAAAGATCACGAGGCTGTTAAGGAGAGGAAGCTTATCCAGGACTTCTTCAGGCATCTCGTAAAAGATACGGGCATGATAACCTACGGTGAGAAAGAGGTCAGGCAGGCCCTTGAGCTTGGAGCAGTAGATACTCTCCTGATCAGCGAGGGCTACGACAAGGTTCGCGTGAGGGTGAAGTGCAACAACTGTGGCTGGAGTGAGGAGAAGACCATGAGCGAGCAGGAGTTCCACGTCTACAGAAAGAAGCTCACTCACTGTCCCAAATGCGGCAGCCAGAACCTCACCTTCGAGAAGTGGGATGTTGCCGAGGAGCTCATAAAAATGGCCGAGGAGGCAGGCTCGAACGTTGAGATAATATCCCTCGATACTGAGGAAGGCCAGCAGTTCTA contains:
- the prf1 gene encoding peptide chain release factor aRF-1, which encodes MSHKSAEMYELKKKVEELKSYRGRATELVSLYIPAGYDINKVMQQLREEYGTAQNIKSKSTRKNVLGALERAMQHLKLYKQTPENGLALFVGNVSEQEGVSDIRLWAIVPPEPLNVRLYRCDQTFVTEPLEEMLRVKDAYGLITVEKNEATIGLLRGKRIEVIDELTSNVPGKTRAGGQSARRYERIREQETHEFMKRIGEHANKAFLPLLEKGELKGIIVGGPGPTKEEFVEGDYLHHELKKKIIGVVDISYSGEYGLRELVEKASDILKDHEAVKERKLIQDFFRHLVKDTGMITYGEKEVRQALELGAVDTLLISEGYDKVRVRVKCNNCGWSEEKTMSEQEFHVYRKKLTHCPKCGSQNLTFEKWDVAEELIKMAEEAGSNVEIISLDTEEGQQFYKAFGGLGAFLRYKIR
- a CDS encoding pro-sigmaK processing inhibitor BofA family protein, encoding MKVLELLILLTLLVAVGYVVLKLTLAVLKWLAVNAITGLLLIGILNFLGITHIQLNLINFLIIAVGGVVGVFILILLSLI